From the Triticum urartu cultivar G1812 chromosome 4, Tu2.1, whole genome shotgun sequence genome, the window ATTGTACATGCCTGTGGTTATTTTTTTCCAAGTGTCAAGAAAATATTGCAGCTAAACCATAAGGGTGAAGGTGTATTCAATTAAATGTGAGTAGTTTCCTGTAATGAGATCTTAGGAGTACTGAGCAAATTTGCCATGGCTATTAAATTGAGTTTTGTAATCTTCTGTCATTCTATGAAGGTCTGTTTAGAATAGTCGTTTGTTTTTAAATTAGCATGACCTGGCAGGCATGCTTTGGACACACTGGAAAAGTAAATGTGTTTGTCTTTTTTTATGTTATTATCCGTTTGTTCTCCATCATGTGTCTTCATCCTGGGAGAATTGTATGCTGCAATATTGAGTTATTAATTTATGAGCATTTAGATGATGCTATGCGGCGTGATAAATTATCTGTATCCTGTTATTGCACGATAATGGAAATAAGGCTAGTAGGAATGGATAACTCTGTGACACTGGAGTACAACAGCTAGGGTTATCTTTTATCATAATGTTATCAAAATGCCTCATGTTCTTTACAATTATTATGAAGTGCTGATTGTTTGTTTTCTTTTCATTAGTAGGTAATTTCCTCGGGTTTGATagaagatgaggaagaagaagccCTCGAAGTTGATTTTGCTAATAAATATCTGGGAGGAGGTGCACTTTCCAGGGGTTGTGTGCAGGTCTCCTTTTTCAGTTTCATAAGAAATGTGCCCATTTGGGATTGCAATAATTATGAGGCGTTATTTGTTTAGCACTAGTTTTAGAATATATTCCTACATTCGTTCTGTATGAATTGTATGTCACTTATCCATCATCTTCTATGCTACGGAGTACATAGAAAATTATTGTTGTGTCACTATCTTAAGACCAGTTTTATAAGACTTCATGGGTGTCTGATGCAAATTGAAGTACCTTCATGCTATGTCATCAATCTGCTGGATAGTACACCTTGATGTTGTGCAAGTTGATTAGTTAAGATAAATTACAATGATGCAAGTTTTTTATGGTTTTCTCATAGATGCTATATCTATTCTATGGTACAGGAAGAGATCCGTTTCATGATAAATCCAGAACTGATTGTAGGCATGCTCTTCATGGCTTCAATGGAAGATAATGAGGCTATAGAAATTGTCGGTGCTGAAAGGTTCTCACAGTATATGGGGTTAGTTTAAATCTTTCCACCCTTCGCTTGATTTAGTTCATAAATGAAAAGAAAAAGTCTGACAATACTAATTAGCTATGGCATTTCCAGCATGATTTTTACATTGTAAATGGACACTTCATTTGCTTCTTTCAGGTACGGCTCCTCATTCCGCTTTGTCGGTGATTATTTAGATACGAAGCCCCTTGATGCAATGGGTCGACGAAAAACTAGGATTGTAGCAATTGATGCCTTGGACTGCCCAACTAAGTTACAGtatgaaactagtggtcttttaAGGTATGTCTTGTTCATGTTTCACTTCAGAGCAATGTATCACAGTATTTCATGATTTATTGGTAGCTTGTTGTGGTCGCTATCCTTCGTAAACGAAATATAGTTGTATACTTGTTTGTTTTCCTAATTCATTTTCATCGGTACTACATCTCTGCAGGGAAGTGAACAAAGCATTTGTTGGTTTTTTGGATCAATCAAAGCATCAGTTCGATGTGAAGCCTTTCCAGGTGTTTACCTAACAAGCCATGAAGTTTCTGTTAATTGAATCCTTCTATGAATTACCTAATTTCAAACACAAGTGGCAAACATTATCATCTCCATCTCTGCTAAGGTTCAGAAAATGACTTGATAGCATGTATTTGCCCCTATCATTTATTTTATGTCCGTCGACCAATAAAGTAATAAACTGTCGGAATGAAGTTCTGCTGCATGTGTATATAATTTCAAATGAGGTCTAACATGATAAGTAGTGGCCTAAAATACCTAAAACACATGCACGCCATTAGAAGGTGGTGTCTATATGTTCTGAACTTTTGATCATTTTTTTAACTTTTAACACATGGTTCCAGGATTCTAATTCCAAGGATAATCATCCAAGTGTCAACTCAGTTGACTGTGTAGGAGTTTCAACCGGAAACTGGGGTTGTGGGGCTTTTGGTGGAAACCCTGAAATTAAGAGCATGATTCAGTGGCTTGGCGCATCACAGGTACAGGAAAAATGTTATTACACAATGGAATTTTCAGGAATAGGAGTTCATCTGTTTGTTCCCAATTAAATATCTATACCTCATTTTTTTTTAAAGAAGGTTAAATGTCTATACCGGTAAATTCAACTATGAACATTGTTGGAGTGATCAAAATATATTTGGCGGTTCTTATTTTGCAGGCACACCGACCTTTTGTTAATTACTATACTTTTGAGGATGcgtcacttagaagattagaagAGGTACCACAATACTATGAAAACCTTTTCACATTTTTTGCGTATGCAGTTATGCACAGAAGTAGAACGACTAAAATATAGCCGATTTTCGAAGTTGTAGTAGTTTTGCCTGTCTAGCGGTGTTCATGGTTCCACGGCCACTCACTGAATTGTCTTGGGATTGGCAAATATAGCAATCCTACATTAAATTCTGTTAAATTTTGGTTTTCAGTGTGACTCAACCAATGATTGAAGGTGATGTGATTTCTAAGATGAGCCTAATAAACCGGAAAGGAGAGAATAACTTATTTGCACACTAAAGCCTAAAACTAGATATGATGGATGGTTCTAGATGGAGGCAGGGACCCTCCTTTTTCTTTTCTCCACCGAATCGAGTCGGTCCTAATCCCATGCTGTCAAGCTTTCCTTTTTTGTTCTCTTCAGCTTATAATTTTTGCATCATTCTGCTGTGACAGGTGATCCAGTGGGTATTACGCCACGGATGGACTGTCGGCGAGTTGTGGCACATGATTGTCGAGTATTCATCCCAGAGGCTCAAAAGAGAAACTTTCGACGGCTTTTTGACTTGGTTACTTCCAGAAGACAGCGCCAATAATGATGTGGATTACATGTGCGAGTAGCCCAGTTTCGTGAGGTTAGCATCTGTGTGATGTGTGAACAGTAACTTGCAAAAACATTACTCGGATATTTGTTTCCCTGACCAGAAACTAGCAATGTGTGAGACCAATTCAGAATTTCCATGAATCAGCCACACGATTCACGATCGATGAAGGATATCTGCTCAATAGaaataaacacacacacacatattgTTTAAAATGTGCCACTAACATGATAACCATACATTGGTTTTATAAATAATTATTATAATAGAAAGGGTTGTGTGCATCGATATACTATTTTGCATGTCATGCCATGCCTCTCCACTGTAACCTCTCAAGGGAAAAACCTTAAAATTAATCTTTTAAACATTTCAATCTTTTAAGGAAACTAGAGATTATCAGAGGGCAGATCTGATATCATATCGGCGTTTCTGCCCCGGCTGGCTGTCTTCTTCCACCTTGCGATCTTCTCCAGCCCCTGAGAATAGTTAAATTGCCACCTGAAGTTAGTTACCTGACAAAACTACTGGACATGTTTTGAACTAACTGAC encodes:
- the LOC125553116 gene encoding poly(ADP-ribose) glycohydrolase 1-like; this encodes MEMEARGDLRSILPLLPVVLRGGALFWPAAAQEQLRALSLGPDVSRVTSGDVLADALSDLRQALALRALPARAAEGYALFFDDLLSRAHARDWFSDVLPRLARLLLRLPALLEDHYAGARAATGLRLLASQDAGLVLLGQELAAALLACALFCLFPTAGRGEARLPAINFDALFSALTNNARQSQEHKVRCIAHYFERVTASTPAGFVSFERKVLPRGSLSGDVTYPDSDAWIKSSVPLCPFRVISSGLIEDEEEEALEVDFANKYLGGGALSRGCVQEEIRFMINPELIVGMLFMASMEDNEAIEIVGAERFSQYMGYGSSFRFVGDYLDTKPLDAMGRRKTRIVAIDALDCPTKLQYETSGLLREVNKAFVGFLDQSKHQFDVKPFQDSNSKDNHPSVNSVDCVGVSTGNWGCGAFGGNPEIKSMIQWLGASQAHRPFVNYYTFEDASLRRLEEVIQWVLRHGWTVGELWHMIVEYSSQRLKRETFDGFLTWLLPEDSANNDVDYMCE